The following are encoded in a window of Saccharothrix longispora genomic DNA:
- a CDS encoding FAD-dependent oxidoreductase produces MRNVVVVGYGMAGARLADEVRRRDPGGERVALTVLGDEPHPAYNRVLLSSVVAGSLTPDAVRLHAPDWAAKHHVDLRLGGAVTKVDRTRRVVHVDDTEVPYDALVLATGSRPWVPPTPGLLDGNGALAPGVVAFRSLDDCARIVAKASPGTPVAVLGGGLLGLEAARGLAGRGCLVTVVHPVGHLMERQLDAGAGRVLARTLQGLGIEFRLGTPASRYAPGEGLELADGTHVPADLVVVSAGVRAETALAEQAGLDVDRGVLVDDALRTSDPRVHALGDCAQHVGTVSGLVQPAWEQAAVLADRLTGVAPAARYAGTTVVTRLKARDVDLAALGDAHVEVDSADAEVLCFQDPARGRYAKLVLRDDRVTGAIVLGAPDAAAAIVQLYDRGLPAPTDRLALLLGRALPAGGAEASPADLPASAVVCRCNTVSKGQLVTAWRAGATSLSAIADATRASTGCGGCKDAVCGIVDWLAASQPQSA; encoded by the coding sequence ATGAGGAACGTGGTGGTCGTGGGCTACGGCATGGCCGGCGCCCGACTGGCCGACGAGGTCCGCCGTCGCGACCCGGGCGGGGAGCGGGTCGCGCTGACCGTGCTGGGCGACGAACCGCACCCGGCGTACAACCGGGTGCTGCTCTCCAGCGTCGTGGCGGGCTCCCTCACGCCGGACGCGGTGCGCCTGCACGCCCCCGACTGGGCCGCGAAGCACCACGTGGACCTGCGGCTCGGCGGCGCGGTCACCAAGGTCGACCGCACCCGCCGGGTCGTGCACGTCGACGACACCGAGGTGCCCTACGACGCGCTGGTGCTGGCCACGGGCTCGCGGCCGTGGGTGCCGCCCACGCCGGGCCTGCTCGACGGCAACGGCGCCCTCGCTCCCGGCGTGGTGGCGTTCCGGTCGTTGGACGACTGCGCGCGGATCGTGGCGAAGGCGTCGCCGGGCACGCCGGTCGCGGTCCTCGGCGGCGGCCTGCTCGGCCTGGAGGCGGCCCGCGGCCTGGCCGGTCGCGGCTGCCTGGTCACCGTCGTGCACCCGGTCGGGCACCTGATGGAGCGCCAGCTGGACGCGGGCGCGGGCCGGGTGCTCGCCAGGACCCTCCAGGGCCTCGGCATCGAGTTCCGGCTCGGCACGCCGGCCTCGCGGTACGCGCCGGGCGAGGGGCTGGAGCTGGCCGACGGCACGCACGTCCCCGCGGACCTGGTGGTCGTGTCGGCGGGCGTGCGGGCGGAGACGGCGCTGGCCGAGCAGGCGGGCCTCGACGTCGACCGGGGCGTCCTGGTGGACGACGCGCTGCGCACCAGCGACCCGCGCGTGCACGCCCTCGGCGACTGCGCCCAGCACGTGGGCACGGTGTCCGGCCTGGTCCAGCCCGCGTGGGAGCAGGCGGCCGTGCTCGCCGACCGGCTCACCGGCGTCGCGCCCGCCGCCCGCTACGCCGGCACCACCGTCGTGACCAGGCTCAAGGCCCGGGACGTGGACCTCGCCGCGCTCGGCGACGCGCACGTGGAGGTCGACTCGGCCGACGCCGAGGTGCTGTGCTTCCAGGACCCGGCGCGCGGCCGGTACGCCAAGCTGGTGCTGCGCGACGACCGCGTCACCGGTGCCATCGTGCTCGGCGCCCCGGACGCCGCGGCGGCCATCGTCCAGCTCTACGACCGCGGCCTGCCCGCGCCCACCGACCGGCTGGCGCTGCTGCTCGGCCGCGCCCTGCCCGCCGGGGGCGCCGAGGCGAGCCCGGCCGACCTGCCCGCGTCCGCCGTGGTGTGCCGCTGCAACACGGTCAGCAAGGGGCAGCTCGTCACCGCGTGGCGCGCGGGCGCCACCTCGCTGTCGGCCATCGCGGACGCCACCCGCGCGAGCACCGGCTGCGGCGGCTGCAAGGACGCCGTGTGCGGCATCGTCGACTGGCTCGCGGCCTCACAGCCCCAGTCCGCGTGA
- the nirD gene encoding nitrite reductase small subunit NirD, translating into MTPVCELSALLPDRGVAALLPDGSQVAVFLTSAGTVHALGNIDPFSGAAVLSRGIVGDRGGVPVVVSPVYKQAFELTSGTCLDDPSTGVPVHPVVVADGVVQVGSP; encoded by the coding sequence ATGACACCCGTGTGCGAGTTGAGCGCCCTGCTGCCCGACCGGGGGGTGGCCGCCCTGCTGCCGGACGGCTCGCAGGTGGCGGTGTTCCTGACCTCGGCGGGCACCGTGCACGCCCTGGGCAACATCGACCCGTTCAGCGGCGCGGCCGTGCTGTCGCGGGGCATCGTCGGCGACCGCGGCGGCGTGCCCGTCGTGGTGTCCCCGGTCTACAAGCAGGCGTTCGAGCTGACCAGCGGCACGTGCCTCGACGACCCGTCGACGGGCGTGCCCGTGCACCCGGTGGTCGTGGCCGACGGCG
- a CDS encoding MFS transporter, with the protein MSTVVETGDAASPAKRGGRWIDHWEPEDPAFWETTGKRVARKNLVFSILAENLGFTVWSLMSIVVVSLGTVGFSFGVGQVFWLLIVPNLVGAVLRIPYTFAVPRFGGRAWTAISAGLLLVPCAMLAIAVSDPGTPYWFFLLTSAAMGFGGGNFSSSMANISFFYPEGRKGLALGLNAAGGNLGVAMVQLVVPIVISIGTGVNLAYAALFWMPFIVVATACAWFFMDSLTQAKPDGTSYRRALSNKHTWVMSFLYIGTFGSFIGFSFAFPSLIRISFADHKGFVALAFIGALIGSVSRPLGGWLADRFGGARITLATFVGLAAGTVALLVSIEVGSFALFFGSFVALFVLAGVGNGSTYRMIPAIFATQSDDVRSAKRQAAAVVGIAGAIGAFGGVLVNLVFKFSLEGSRTLAPALTAFLVFYGLCVTTTWWFYLRRRVLVRVPSLAYAGV; encoded by the coding sequence ATGAGCACGGTCGTGGAGACGGGGGACGCCGCGTCGCCGGCGAAGCGCGGCGGGCGGTGGATCGACCACTGGGAGCCGGAGGACCCGGCGTTCTGGGAGACCACCGGCAAGCGGGTCGCCCGCAAGAACCTCGTGTTCTCGATCCTGGCGGAGAACCTGGGCTTCACCGTGTGGAGCCTGATGTCCATCGTGGTGGTGAGCCTCGGCACCGTCGGGTTCTCGTTCGGCGTCGGCCAGGTGTTCTGGCTGCTGATCGTGCCCAACCTGGTGGGCGCGGTGCTGCGCATCCCCTACACGTTCGCGGTGCCGCGCTTCGGCGGGCGGGCGTGGACCGCGATCAGCGCGGGCCTGCTGCTGGTGCCGTGCGCCATGCTGGCGATCGCGGTCTCCGACCCGGGCACGCCGTACTGGTTCTTCCTGCTCACGTCGGCCGCGATGGGCTTCGGCGGCGGCAACTTCTCGTCCTCGATGGCGAACATCTCGTTCTTCTACCCGGAGGGCAGGAAGGGCCTCGCGCTCGGCCTGAACGCGGCGGGCGGCAACCTGGGCGTGGCGATGGTGCAGCTCGTCGTGCCGATCGTCATCTCGATCGGCACCGGCGTGAACCTGGCCTACGCGGCGCTGTTCTGGATGCCGTTCATCGTGGTCGCCACCGCGTGCGCCTGGTTCTTCATGGACAGCCTCACCCAGGCCAAGCCGGACGGCACGTCCTACCGCAGGGCGCTGTCCAACAAGCACACGTGGGTGATGTCGTTCCTCTACATCGGCACGTTCGGCTCGTTCATCGGCTTCTCGTTCGCGTTCCCGTCGCTCATCAGGATCAGCTTCGCCGACCACAAGGGCTTCGTCGCGCTGGCGTTCATCGGCGCGCTGATCGGCTCGGTGAGCAGGCCGCTGGGCGGGTGGCTCGCCGACCGGTTCGGCGGCGCGCGGATCACCCTGGCCACGTTCGTCGGGCTCGCCGCCGGCACGGTCGCCCTGCTGGTGAGCATCGAGGTCGGCAGCTTCGCGCTGTTCTTCGGCTCGTTCGTCGCCCTCTTCGTGCTGGCGGGCGTGGGCAACGGCTCGACCTACCGGATGATCCCGGCGATCTTCGCCACGCAGAGCGACGACGTGCGCTCGGCCAAGCGGCAGGCGGCGGCGGTGGTCGGCATCGCGGGCGCGATCGGCGCGTTCGGCGGCGTGCTCGTCAACCTGGTGTTCAAGTTCTCCCTGGAGGGCAGCAGGACCCTCGCCCCCGCGCTGACCGCGTTCCTCGTGTTCTACGGGCTGTGCGTGACCACCACGTGGTGGTTCTACCTGCGGCGGCGCGTCCTCGTGCGCGTGCCCAGCCTCGCCTACGCGGGGGTGTGA
- a CDS encoding molybdopterin oxidoreductase family protein: MSIADGVVSPREFPTNRGGLCQKGWTSAELLTSPARLTTPLVRRDGELRPAAWDEALDVVAAKLRALRAEHGPDSVGVFGGGGLTNEKSYLLGKFARVALGTSQIDYNGRFCMSSAAAAGLRAFGLDRGLPFPVADLDRADAVLLVGGNPAETMPPFVQHLRGARLVVVDPRRTATAELATLHLQPAPGTDLALALGLLHSVVADGHLDEEYLAERTTGFDEAWRIAATWWPERVERVTGVPVADQRAAVRLLAEAENAVVLTGRGTEQHAGGTDTVSAWINLALSLGLPGRRYSGYGCLTGQGNGQGGREHGQKADQLPGYRKIDDPAAREHVKGVWGVDDLPGPGRSAYELLDALGQPGGPRALLVFGSNVVVSAPHSRHVADRLAALDLLVVADLVLSETAAVADVVLPVTQWAEESGTMTNLEGRVLLRQRAVAPPEGVRGDLDVLQGLATRLGQPAERFPTEPEVVFEELRRASAGGPADYSGVTYRRLRDGEALHWPVAAGGPAEPGTIGRGTPRVFLDRFAHPDGLARFVPVEHRGPAEPPDAEYPLQATTGRVLQHYQSGAQTRLVAELNAAEPEAYVEVHPDTATRAGLAHGDRAAVVSRRGRTLARVRCVPSMRVDVVFLPFHYAGEGRANLLTNPALDPTSRMPEFKVCAVRLETV; the protein is encoded by the coding sequence CGGGCTGTGCCAGAAGGGCTGGACGTCGGCCGAGCTGCTGACCTCGCCCGCCCGGCTGACCACGCCGCTGGTCCGCCGCGACGGCGAGCTGCGCCCCGCCGCCTGGGACGAGGCGCTGGACGTGGTCGCCGCGAAGCTGCGGGCGCTGCGCGCGGAGCACGGGCCGGACTCGGTGGGCGTCTTCGGCGGCGGCGGGCTGACCAACGAGAAGTCCTACCTGCTGGGCAAGTTCGCCCGGGTCGCCCTCGGCACCTCGCAGATCGACTACAACGGCCGGTTCTGCATGTCCAGCGCCGCCGCGGCGGGCCTGCGGGCGTTCGGCCTGGACCGGGGCCTGCCGTTCCCGGTCGCCGACCTGGACCGCGCGGACGCCGTGCTGCTGGTCGGCGGCAACCCGGCGGAGACCATGCCGCCGTTCGTGCAGCACCTCAGGGGCGCGCGGCTGGTCGTGGTCGACCCGCGCCGCACGGCCACCGCCGAGCTGGCCACGCTGCACCTCCAGCCCGCGCCGGGCACCGACCTGGCGCTCGCGCTGGGCCTGCTGCACAGCGTCGTCGCCGACGGGCACCTGGACGAGGAGTACCTGGCCGAGCGCACCACCGGCTTCGACGAGGCGTGGCGGATCGCCGCGACCTGGTGGCCGGAGCGGGTGGAGCGGGTCACCGGCGTGCCGGTCGCGGACCAGCGCGCCGCCGTGCGCCTGCTGGCCGAGGCGGAGAACGCCGTCGTGCTCACCGGCCGCGGCACCGAGCAGCACGCCGGCGGCACGGACACCGTGTCGGCGTGGATCAACCTCGCCCTGTCCCTGGGCCTGCCCGGCCGCCGGTACTCCGGCTACGGCTGCCTCACCGGCCAGGGCAACGGCCAGGGCGGCCGGGAGCACGGCCAGAAGGCCGACCAGCTGCCCGGCTACCGGAAGATCGACGACCCGGCGGCCCGCGAGCACGTCAAGGGCGTGTGGGGCGTGGACGACCTGCCCGGCCCCGGCCGGTCGGCCTACGAGCTGCTCGACGCCCTCGGGCAGCCCGGCGGGCCGAGGGCGCTGCTGGTGTTCGGCAGCAACGTGGTCGTCTCCGCGCCCCACTCGCGGCACGTCGCCGACCGGCTGGCGGCCCTGGACCTGCTGGTCGTGGCCGACCTCGTGCTGTCCGAGACGGCCGCGGTCGCCGACGTCGTGCTGCCGGTCACCCAGTGGGCCGAGGAGAGCGGCACCATGACCAACCTCGAAGGCCGCGTGCTGCTGCGGCAGCGGGCCGTGGCCCCGCCCGAGGGGGTGCGCGGCGACCTCGACGTGCTCCAGGGCCTCGCCACCCGCCTCGGCCAGCCCGCCGAGCGGTTCCCGACCGAGCCCGAGGTGGTGTTCGAGGAGCTGCGGCGGGCGTCGGCGGGCGGCCCCGCCGACTACTCCGGCGTCACCTACCGGCGGCTGCGGGACGGCGAGGCGCTGCACTGGCCTGTCGCCGCGGGCGGACCGGCCGAGCCCGGGACGATCGGGCGCGGCACGCCCCGCGTGTTCCTCGACCGGTTCGCCCACCCCGACGGCCTGGCCCGGTTCGTCCCGGTCGAGCACCGGGGCCCGGCCGAGCCGCCTGACGCGGAGTACCCGCTCCAGGCCACCACGGGTCGGGTGCTCCAGCACTACCAGTCGGGTGCGCAGACCCGGCTGGTGGCCGAGCTGAACGCGGCCGAGCCCGAGGCGTACGTGGAGGTCCACCCGGACACCGCGACCCGCGCGGGCCTCGCGCACGGCGACCGCGCGGCTGTCGTGTCGCGGCGCGGCCGGACGCTGGCGCGGGTGCGCTGCGTGCCGTCCATGCGCGTCGACGTGGTGTTCCTGCCCTTCCACTACGCGGGGGAGGGGCGCGCGAACCTGCTGACCAACCCGGCGCTGGACCCGACCAGCCGGATGCCCGAGTTCAAGGTGTGCGCGGTCCGATTGGAGACGGTATGA
- the nirB gene encoding nitrite reductase large subunit NirB: MTRTLVVVGHGMVGHRLVEALREKDATDRWRVVVFAEETRPAYDRVALSSYVDAWDASALALAPHDGAVELVLGDRVVELDRTAKVVRTASGRAQPYDALALATGSVPFVPPVPGRDLPGCHVYRTIDDLDAIRATVEGARSGGRRAGMVLGGGLLGLEAANALRGMGVSPHVVELGPRLMPLQVDEGGAGLLKRLVEKLDLTVHTGTSASSIGRDHRGRLVAALSNGVELDLDVVVFSAGIRPRDELARSAGLAVGDRGGIVVDGACRTSDPDVYAVGECANLDGVVYGLVAPGYSMAEVVADRLLGGSSAFPGADLSTKLKLLGVDVASFGDAHAKQEGALEVVVNDAVAGTYAKVVVSDDARTLLGGILVGDASKYPLLRPLVGRAVPGDPVALIGPSGGVELSLPHDAQVCSCHAVTKQRVVDAVASGDAVDVPGIKACTKAGTGCGSCVPMLKKLLAECGVEQSKALCEHFDQSRAELFEIARSTGATTFTGLVSRFGRGRGCDICKPTVASILASLDNGHILAGEQAAIQDTNDHFLANIQRNGTYSVVPRIPGGEITAEKLIVIGEVARDFGLYTKITGGQRIDLFGATVDQLPRIWRRLVDAGFESGHAYGKSLRTVKSCVGTTWCRFGVQDSVSLAIELELRYRGLRSPHKLKSAVSGCARECAEARGKDFGVIATENGWNLYVGGNGGFTPRHADLIASDVDTATLIRLIDRFLMFYIRTADRLQRTSAWIEGLDGGLDHLRAVVVDDSLGICADLEAAMARHVDNYADEWRGVLDDPEKLARFTSFVNAPGTPDPTISFREERGQKVPVLLGVPALSGANDPAEVSR; the protein is encoded by the coding sequence ATGACGCGAACGCTCGTGGTGGTGGGTCACGGCATGGTCGGCCACCGCCTCGTGGAGGCCCTCCGCGAGAAGGACGCGACCGACCGGTGGCGGGTCGTCGTGTTCGCCGAGGAGACCCGCCCCGCCTACGACCGCGTCGCCCTGTCGTCCTACGTGGACGCCTGGGACGCCTCGGCGCTGGCCCTCGCGCCGCACGACGGCGCGGTCGAGCTGGTGCTCGGCGACCGGGTCGTGGAGCTGGACCGGACCGCGAAGGTGGTGCGCACGGCGAGCGGCCGCGCGCAGCCCTACGACGCGCTCGCGCTGGCCACCGGCTCGGTGCCGTTCGTGCCGCCCGTGCCGGGCCGCGACCTGCCCGGCTGCCACGTCTACCGCACCATCGACGACCTGGACGCCATCCGCGCCACCGTGGAGGGCGCCCGGTCCGGCGGCCGGCGCGCGGGCATGGTGCTCGGCGGCGGCCTGCTCGGCCTGGAGGCCGCCAACGCGCTGCGCGGCATGGGCGTCTCCCCGCACGTCGTGGAACTCGGTCCGCGCCTGATGCCGCTCCAGGTCGACGAGGGCGGCGCGGGCCTGCTCAAGCGGCTGGTGGAGAAGCTCGACCTCACCGTCCACACCGGCACGTCCGCGTCGTCCATCGGGCGCGACCACCGCGGCCGGCTCGTGGCGGCGCTGTCCAACGGCGTCGAGCTGGACCTCGACGTCGTCGTGTTCTCCGCGGGCATCCGGCCGCGCGACGAGCTGGCCCGCTCCGCCGGCCTGGCCGTCGGCGACCGGGGCGGGATCGTCGTGGACGGGGCGTGCCGCACGTCCGACCCCGACGTGTACGCCGTCGGCGAGTGCGCCAACCTCGACGGGGTGGTCTACGGGCTGGTCGCGCCGGGCTACTCGATGGCGGAGGTCGTCGCGGACCGGCTGCTCGGCGGCTCCTCGGCGTTCCCGGGCGCCGACCTGTCCACCAAGCTCAAGCTCCTCGGCGTGGACGTGGCCTCGTTCGGCGACGCGCACGCGAAGCAGGAGGGCGCGCTGGAGGTCGTGGTGAACGACGCCGTCGCGGGCACCTACGCCAAGGTCGTGGTGTCCGACGACGCCAGGACCCTGCTCGGCGGCATCCTCGTCGGCGACGCCTCCAAGTACCCCCTGCTGCGGCCCCTGGTCGGGCGCGCGGTGCCCGGCGACCCGGTGGCGCTGATCGGTCCGTCGGGGGGCGTCGAGCTGTCCCTGCCGCACGACGCGCAGGTGTGCTCGTGCCACGCCGTCACCAAGCAGCGGGTCGTGGACGCGGTGGCCTCCGGTGACGCGGTCGACGTGCCGGGCATCAAGGCGTGCACCAAGGCGGGCACCGGCTGCGGCTCGTGCGTGCCGATGCTGAAGAAGCTGCTGGCCGAGTGCGGCGTGGAGCAGTCCAAGGCGCTGTGCGAGCACTTCGACCAGTCCCGCGCCGAGCTGTTCGAGATCGCCCGGTCCACCGGCGCCACCACGTTCACCGGGCTGGTGTCCCGCTTCGGCCGCGGCCGGGGCTGCGACATCTGCAAGCCCACCGTCGCCTCGATCCTCGCCTCGCTGGACAACGGGCACATCCTCGCCGGCGAGCAGGCCGCGATCCAGGACACCAACGACCACTTCCTGGCCAACATCCAGCGCAACGGCACCTACTCGGTCGTGCCGCGCATCCCCGGCGGCGAGATCACCGCCGAGAAGCTCATCGTCATCGGCGAGGTCGCCCGCGACTTCGGCCTCTACACCAAGATCACCGGCGGGCAGCGGATCGACCTGTTCGGCGCGACCGTGGACCAGCTGCCGCGGATCTGGAGGCGGCTCGTGGACGCGGGTTTCGAGTCCGGCCACGCCTACGGCAAGTCGCTGCGCACGGTGAAGTCGTGCGTCGGCACCACGTGGTGCCGCTTCGGCGTGCAGGACTCGGTGTCGCTGGCCATCGAGCTGGAGCTGCGCTACCGGGGCCTGCGCTCGCCGCACAAGCTCAAGTCCGCGGTGTCCGGGTGCGCCCGCGAGTGCGCCGAGGCCCGCGGCAAGGACTTCGGCGTCATCGCCACCGAGAACGGCTGGAACCTGTACGTGGGCGGCAACGGCGGCTTCACCCCGCGCCACGCCGACCTCATCGCCTCCGACGTGGACACGGCGACGCTGATCAGGCTCATCGACCGGTTCCTGATGTTCTACATCCGCACGGCGGACCGGTTGCAGCGCACGTCCGCGTGGATCGAGGGCCTCGACGGCGGCCTCGACCACCTGCGCGCGGTGGTCGTGGACGACAGCCTCGGCATCTGCGCCGACCTGGAGGCCGCGATGGCCAGGCACGTGGACAACTACGCGGACGAGTGGCGCGGCGTGCTGGACGACCCGGAGAAGCTCGCCCGGTTCACCTCCTTCGTCAACGCGCCGGGCACGCCCGACCCCACGATCTCGTTCCGCGAGGAGCGCGGGCAGAAGGTGCCGGTCCTGCTGGGGGTACCAGCCCTGAGCGGAGCGAACGACCCAGCGGAGGTATCGAGATGA